One Aspergillus oryzae RIB40 DNA, chromosome 2 genomic window carries:
- a CDS encoding uncharacterized protein (predicted protein) — protein MSTTKNAKGNRVEYHYWDYSFEWTDEHRPASEFESWIHSCDGLADECNQILNDLPAPVDDEGGNVSKRDRYALLTGNREKDPKLEELWNQINTVPEWVNWAQIQRGQDVYWRYMLPIMNSLTYNSLLGGMGAIRVGETLSRTGGFSATVVRRRLLETAQHAFQVNSSVDSMKPGGAGHLACVRVRLLHSTVRLKIMSLVERDPSYYDVQKYGLPINDLDAFATINTYSSTVIWLGLPRQGIHLSNQEMEDYIALWRLVAWYMGAPAEPFESAAKAKIWSESLLINEFAPTDTGRILAKNIVIGMENTAPTYASKEFMDALARLLNGDQLSDELHIPQTSLYYRMLMWGYCLSVKLQAKALPNIGFIEKYVFESRRRMMWKGLMDEKHGLGKETIFDFKFVPSLNRTTHEGKRKSYRFKRPGLEVLSYMGLLTAFGSVAALSTALYLAAAKVLLGSQVVPDLSYLIRA, from the exons ATGTCTACTACCAAGAACGCGAAAGGAAATCGAGTCGAGTACCACTACTGGGACTATAGTTTCGAGTGGACTGATGAGCATCGCCCTGCGAGCGAGTTCGAGTCTTGGATTCACAGTTGCGATGGCCTTGCCGATGAGTGCAATCAGATCTTGAACGACTTACCTGCCCCTGTCGACGATGAAGGTGGCAATGTTTCCAAGCGAGACCGATATGCACTTTTGACAGGGAATCGTGAAAAAGACCCGAAGCTCGAGGAACTGTGGAACCAGATCAATACGGTTCCCGAGTGGGTGAACTGGGCACAGATTCAACGTGGCCAAGATGTATATTGGCGATATATGCTTCCTATCATGAACTCG CTCACATATAATAGCTTACTCGGTGGAAT GGGAGCCATTCGTGTGGGAGAAACATTATCACGGACTGGCGGGTTCAGCGCCACTGTCGTTCGTCGCCGACTACTAGAGACCGCCCAACATGCATTCCAAGTGAACAGCTCTGTGGACAGCATGAAGCCAGGAGGAGCCGGGCATCTCGCGTGTGTTCGAGTCCGGCTCCTTCATTCAACCGTCCGTCTCAAGATCATGAGCCTGGTGGAGCGAGACCCAAGTTACTACGATGTCCAAAAATACGGCTTGCCCATCAACGACCTGGACGCCTTTGCTACTATCAATACGTATAGCAGCACCGTTATCTGGCTAGGGCTTCCGCGTCAGGGGATACACCTCAGCAACCAAGAAATGGAGGATTACATCGCTTTATGGCGCCTGGTAGCCTGGTATATGGGCGCCCCAGCCGAGCCCTTTGAAAGTGCAGCCAAGGCAAAAATCTGGTCCGAGTCTCTGCTCATCAATGAATTTGCCCCGACCGATACTGGAAGGATCCTTGCAAAGAACATCGTAATAGGAATGGAAAATACCGCTCCTACATATGCCTCGAAAGAATTCATGGACGCCTTAGCCCGGTTACTGAACGGCGATCAGCTTTCGGATGAGCTCCATATTCCGCAAACGAGTCTGTACTATCGTATGCTGATGTGGGGATACTGTCTTTCGGTGAAGTTACAGGCCAAAGCACTACCAAACATTGGCTTTATTGAGAAATATGTTTTTGAA TCTCGCCGTCGGATGATGTGGAAGGGTCTTATGGATGAAAAACACGGCCTCGGAAAGGAAACAATCTTCGACTTTAAATTCGTCCCAAGCCTCAACCGAACTACACACGAGGGGAAGCGGAAATCCTATAGGTTTAAGAGGCCCGGTCTTGAGGTCCTGTCCTATATGGGTCTCCTTACTGCCTTTGGGAGTGTTGCCGCCCTCAGTACCGCACTTTATCTGGCAGCAGCAAAGGTTTTGCTTGGGAGTCAAGTTGTGCCAGACTTGAGTTACCTTATACGTGCTTAG
- a CDS encoding uncharacterized protein (predicted protein), translated as MHLDLQSAHFGVSKLHDGLDLEMFAHQVESAPAIDDFRTIQDAWIVRDRIFIQFCMFGSLCESFSADEISANYSVLCTEQRKQQAQLAGFAAALDRFEEASLRHRCLTPKEQRAMAILRMHHAALSVVTDICLIKCSETIRSISTERFNNVVDQAKSITTSLKEIAPRSTPRRPTLLMETGTIAPLFFVIAKCDNPGVRQRALKVLKSWPHREGLWDSQLAATLARQMMFAEAR; from the coding sequence ATGCACCTGGACCTGCAAAGCGCACATTTTGGAGTCTCCAAACTACATGACGGGCTGGATCTAGAAATGTTCGCGCACCAAGTCGAAAGCGCACCGGCAATTGATGATTTCCGGACTATCCAGGACGCGTGGATCGTCCGTGACCGTATCTTCATTCAGTTCTGCATGTTTGGTTCTCTCTGTGAGTCGTTCTCTGCAGATGAGATATCCGCGAACTATAGCGTATTATGTACGGAGCAGAGGAAACAGCAGGCGCAGCTGGCTGGTTTTGCGGCGGCGCTGGATCGCTTTGAGGAGGCGAGCCTTCGTCACAGATGTCTTACGCCGAAGGAGCAAAGGGCCATGGCAATCCTACGTATGCATCATGCGGCGCTTTCCGTCGTTACGGATATATGCTTGATAAAGTGTAGCGAAACTATCCGTAGTATCTCCACGGAACGCTTCAATAATGTTGTCGATCAAGCGAAGAGCATCACGACCAGTTTGAAGGAGATTGCACCCCGAAGCACACCTCGCCGTCCCACACTTCTGATGGAGACAGGTACCATAGCACCCCtgttcttcgtcatcgcAAAATGTGATAATCCGGGAGTTCGCCAGAGAGCACTGAAGGTCCTGAAGTCATGGCCGCACCGAGAAGGCTTGTGGGATTCCCAACTGGCCGCAACGTTGGCTCGTCAGATGATGTTTGCCGAGGCACGGTAG